A genomic window from Corvus moneduloides isolate bCorMon1 chromosome 11, bCorMon1.pri, whole genome shotgun sequence includes:
- the BRPF1 gene encoding peregrin isoform X2: protein MGVDFDVKTFCHNLRATKPPYECPVGTCRKIYKSYSGIEYHLYHYDHDNPPPPQHTPLRKHKKKGRQARAANKQSPSPSETSQSPGREVMTYAQAQRMVEVDLHGRVHRISIFDNLDVVSEDEDVPEEVPENGSNKENTETQSVPPKSGKHKNKEKRKDSNHHHHNASASTTPKLPEVVYRELEQDTPDAPPRPTSYYRYIEKSAEELDEEVEYDMDEEDYIWLDIMNERRKNEGVSPIPQEIFEYLMDRLEKESYFESHNKGDPNALVDEDAVCCICNDGECQNSNVILFCDMCNLAVHQECYGVPYIPEGQWLCRRCLQSPSRAVDCALCPNKGGAFKQTDDGRWAHVVCALWIPEVCFANTVFLEPIDSIEHIPPARWKLTCYICKQRGSGACIQCHKANCYTAFHVTCAQQAGLYMKMEPVRETGANGTSFSVRKTAYCDIHTPPGSVRRLPALSHSEGEEEDEEEEEEGKGWSSEKVKKAKAKSRIKMKKARKILAEKRAAAPVVSVPCIPPHRLSKITNRLTIQRKSQFMQRLHSYWTLKRQSRNGVPLLRRLQTHLQSQRNCDQRDTEDKNWALKEQLKSWQRLRHDLERARLLVELIRKREKLKRETIKVQQVALEMQLTPFLILLRKTLEQLQEKDTGNIFSEPVPLSEVPDYLDHIKKPMDFQTMKQNLEAYRYLNFDDFEEDFNLIINNCLKYNAKDTIFYRAAIRLREQGGAVLRQARRQAEKMGIDFETGMHFPHCVTVEEAQIQDIDDEDMRLLLSENQKHLPLEEQLKILLERLDEVNAGKQSIGRSRRAKMIKKEITVLRRKLAHPRDLGRDGLERHSSSARGVLQSHNPCEKDLQTDSAAEESSSQETGKGLGPNSSSTPAHEVGRRTSVLFSKKNPKTAGPPKRPGRPPKNRDSQITPGHGNSPIGPPQLPIMGSSQRQRKRGRSPRPSSSSDSDSDKSTEDTTMDLPANGFSSGNQPVKKSFLVYRNDCNLPRSSSDSESSSSSSSSAASDRTSTTPSKQGRGKPSFSRVNFPEDSSEDTSGTENESYSVGTGRVVRKGMGRGAGWLSEDEDSSLDALDLVWAKCRGYPSYPALIIDPKMPREGMFHHGVPIPVPPLEVLKLGEQMTQEAREHLYLVLFFDNKRTWWPPALCRQWLPRTKLVPLGVNQDLDKEKMLEGRKSNIRKSVQIAYHRAMQHRNKVQGEQSSDSSESD from the exons atGGGCGTAGACTTCGACGTGAAGACCTTCTGCCACAACCTGCGGGCCACCAAGCCGCCCTACGAGTGCCCGGTGGGCACCTGCCGCAAGATCTACAAGAGCTACAGCGGGATCGAGTACCACCTGTACCACTATGACCACGACAACCCGCCCCCGCCCCAGCACACCCCCCTGCGCAAGCACAAGAAGAAGGGGCGCCAGGCCCGCGCCGCCAACAAGCAGTCGCCCAGCCCCTCCGAGACCTCCCAGTCGCCCGGCCGAGAGGTGATGACCTACGCCCAGGCCCAGCGCATGGTGGAGGTGGACCTGCATGGCCGCGTCCACCGCATCAGCATCTTCGATAATCTCGACGTGGTGTCCGAGGACGAGGATGTTCCCGAGGAGGTGCCCGAGAATGGAAGCAATAAGGAGAACACGGAGACGCAGAGCGTCCCGCCCAAATCTGGGAAGCACAAGAACAAGGAGAAGCGCAAGGATTCCAACCACCATCACCACAACGCCTCGGCCAGCACTACCCCGAAGCTGCCCGAGGTGGTGTACcgagagctggagcaggacacCCCTGACGCCCCGCCTCGTCCCACCTCGTACTACAG GTACATCGAGAAgtcagcagaggagctggatgAGGAGGTGGAGTACGACATGGATGAGGAGGATTACATCTGGCTGGACATCATGAATGAGAGGCGGAAGAACGAAGGCGTGAGCCCTATTCCCCAGGAGATCTTTGAGTACCTGATGGACCGGCTAGAGAAGGAGTCCTACTTTGAGAGCCACAACAAGGGGGACCCAAACGCCTTGGTGGATGAGGATGCCGTCTGCTGCATCTGCAACGATGGGGAGTGTCAGAACAGCAACGTCATCCTCTTCTGCGACATGTGCAACCTGGCTGTGCACCAGGAGTGCTATGGGGTGCCCTACATCCCTGAGGGACAGTGGCTCTGCAGACGGTGCCTGCAGTCACCCTCGCGCGCTGTGGACTGTGCCCTCTGTCCAAACAAGGGGGGGGCCTTCAAGCAGACGGACGATGGGCGCTGGGCACACGTGGTCTGTGCCCTCTGGATCCCGGAGGTGTGCTTTGCCAACACCGTCTTCCTAGAACCCATCGACAGCATCGAGCACATCCCGCCCGCACGCTGGAAGCTGACCTGTTACATTTGCAAGCAGCGCGGCTCTGGGGCTTGCATCCAGTGTCACAAAGCCAACTGCTACACCGCCTTCCATGTCACCTGTGCCCAGCAGGCCGGGCTGTACATGAAGATGGAGCCCGTCCGGGAGACGGGTGCCAATGGTACCTCCTTCAGTGTGCGCAAAACTGCCTACTGCGACATCCACACACCGCCAGGTTCCGTGCGCAGGCTTCCCGCCCTCTCCCACAgtgagggagaagaggaggatgaggaggaagaggaggaggggaagggctggagtTCTGAGAAAGTCAAAAAAGCAAAGGCCAAGTCTAGGATCAAGATGAAGAAGGCACGGAAGATCCTGGCAGAGAAACGAGCTGCAGCGCCTGTGGTTTCCGTGCCCTGCATCCCTCCCCACAG GCTCAGTAAGATTACAAACCGTTTAACCATCCAGAGGAAGAGCCAGTTCATGCAGAGGCTGCACAGCTACTGGACTCTGAAGAGACAGTCCCGCAATGGTGTCCCCCTGCTCCGCCGCCTTCAGACACACTTGCAGTCACAGAGAAACTGCGACCAG AGAGACACTGAGGATAAGAACTGGGCCCTGAAGGAACAGCTGAAGTCATGGCAGCGCCTGCGCCATGACCTCGAGCGTGCGCGCTTGCTGGTGGAGCTGATACGCAAGCGGGAGAAGCTCAAGAGAGAGACG ATCAAAGTGCAGCAGGTGGCACTGGAAATGCAGCTGACccccttcctcatcctcctccgAAAGACGcttgagcagctgcaggagaaagaCACGGGCAACATCTTCAGTGAGCCGGTCCCTCTGTCTGAG GTCCCAGACTACCTGGATCACATCAAGAAGCCGATGGATTTTCAGacaatgaaacaaaatctgGAAGCCTATCGCTATCTGAATTTTGATGACTTTGAGGAGGATTTCAACCTGATTATTAACAACTGTTTGAAATACAATGCCAAAGACACAATCTTCTACCGGGCAGCCATCCGTCTGCGGGAGCAGGGAGGTGCCGTGCTCCGGCAGGCTCGCCGGCAGGCAGAGAAGATGGGCATTGACTTTGAGACAGGCATGCACTTCCCCCACTGTGTAACAGTGGAAGAGGCTCAGATCCAAGACATTGATGATG AAGATATGCGGCTGCTGCTCTCGGAGAATCAGAAGCATCTGCCCTTGGAGGAGCAGCTAAAGATCCTGCTGGAGCGGCTGGATGAGGTCAACGCTGGCAAGCAGAGCATAGGACGGTCCCGCCGGGCCAAGATGATCAAGAAGGAGATCACAGTCCTACGGCGGAAGCTCGCACACCCACGGGACCTGGGCCGGGATGGGCTGGAGCggcacagctcctctgccagggGAGTCCTGCAGTCCCACAACCCCTGTGAGAAGGACCTGCAGACGGACAGTGCTGcggaggagagcagcagccaggagactGGCAAAG gTCTAGGTCCCAATTCTTCTTCTACCCCAGCACATGAAGTTGGCAGGAGGACCTCTGTTCTCTTCTCCAAGAAGAACCCTAAAACTGCAGGCCCTCCAAAACGTCCAGGACGCCCCCCAAAGAATCGAGACAGCCAGATCACTCCTGGGCATGGGAACAGCCCCATTGGGCCCCCCCAACTGCCAATAATGGGGTCCTCCCAGCGGCAGAGGAAGAGAGGGCGAAGCCCACgccccagctccagctcggacagtgacagtgacaagtCCACAGAGGACACCACCATGG ACCTGCCAGCCAACGGTTTCAGCAGTGGGAACCAGCCCGTGAAGAAGAGCTTCCTGGTGTACCGCAACGACTGCAATCTTCCCCGGAGCAGCTCCGACTCGgagtccagcagcagcagcagcagcagtgctgcctcagACCGCACCAG CACAACGCCCTCcaagcagggcagagggaaacCCTCCTTTTCCCGAGTGAACTTCCCAGAGGACAGCAGTGAGGACACATCAGGGACAGAGAATGAGTCCTACTCCGTGGGCACGGGACGAG TGGTGCGTAAGGGTATGGGGCGTGGCGCGGGGTGGCTGTCTGAGGATGAGGATTCCTCCCTGGATGCCCTGGACCTGGTGTGGGCCAAGTGCCGGGGTTACCCCTCCTACCCAGCGTTG ATCATTGACCCCAAGATGCCGCGGGAAGGCATGTTCCACCATGGcgtccccatcccc